The DNA segment CTCTGCGCGACTACGAATAGTGACGATACCGAATGCCAAATCGCCTGCCAGTTCTTCGAGAAGCTGAATTTCTTCCGGGTTGAAGGCATTGGGTTCGACAGAGTAGATTGTGAGAATGCCGAACGTATTTGCGCTCCCATCCTTAAGGGGAAGGATAATGGCGGAGCGATAACCACGCTGCAGCGCATTGTCCCGCCAGGGAGTGGCTTGGGGTTCAGTGGAAAAATCCTGTATGCAGGTGCACTGGCCGCTCCTGATGGCGGTTCCGGCGGGGCCGCGTCCGCGCTCGGTGTCGGCCCAGGTGAGCATGGCCTGTTCCAGATAGCCTTCCTCGACCCCAGCCCGGGCGACGGAGCGTATGGTCTTGGCCTCATCGCGTTCCGCATATCCCACCCAAGCCATGCGATAGCCGGCCTCGTCGCAGACGATGCGGCAGATGTCGTTCAAGAGGGTCTGTTCGTCAGTGGCGCGCATCAAGGTCTGGTTGCAATTGCTGATCGCCCGCAGTTCCCGATTCATCTTATGCTGCGCTTCGCTATTGTTGGCAATCTCTTCAGCCATTCGGTCAAACGATTGCGCGAGTCGAGAAACCTCATCGTTGCCAGGCAACATGGCCCGCGCGTTCATGTTGCCGCTCCCGAACTCGCTGACAACGCCATCTACATGCTTGAGCGGACGCATCACCAGACGCTGCATCAGCATGCCGAGCAGCAACAGCAGTGCCAGGTAGCCACCAGCCCTCAGTCCGTACTGTTGATAGAAGCTATGGAGCGCCTTCGCGCGCAATTCATCCTGCGGCAATTTGATGCTCATCACTCCGCGCAGATCACCCGATTTGTAACCATACGCTGTCTTGTAGCTGTCTCTAATCGAAGCCGGAGCCGCGGTACGGTCACCGTGACATTTCAAGCAATAGGCCTCCGTCCAGATAGGAGCAGCGTAGTGGTAGTAACTACGCCCTTGCGCATCGCGAATGTCAGTGATTAATTCCTTGGCAGACGGATTCTTGCGAAACCAGTCCATCGCCGCCAATTCGGCGGCGTCGGCTTGATTGGCAGGATTGCGCGGCTGGTCGGATACGTTGTTAAAGCTCAAGCCGGTATCAATCCATTCCGGAAACTGGGCCGAAATTTTCGACATGGTATGCGCGGGAAGGAAGCCAATCGTTTGGTCGCTTACAGGAAGTCCGCTGGCCAGAAACTGCTGGTGATAAACCTGCCGGGTCGCCATGAGGATTGCATGTATGGTCCGTGCCTCATTATCAAGACGCTCGTGAAGCACGTCCTCAATATGGTGGTATCCGACAAACAGATCCAACGTCATGATTGAAACGATTACAACGCTGACTCCCAGCCAGATTTTCTGCGCCAATTTCACCGGTCTGACACCTTTTTTCGAAATATAAAAATTGTCTCAGCTACTATAATTTACGAATAATATGCTCAATTCCAGTCAACCCGTCTGGCTTCGATCAGTTTAACAAGTACTCATCGACCTTGAAGCTTGAAGCGTAAATTCCAGCCTGATTTCTTGTTGAATCGACAACATGCGATATAACTATAAAACAGCCTGGAAATGTTGGTTTGTGTTTACTGCATTTCCCATGAGGAAAACCAATGAACCAGCGTAATGCCAATGCAAACGAATCCTTTGAAACTCATTTCCTCGATGAAACCGGATTCCGCACCGCCCTGGACACGGTTATCGCTGTAGCCAATCGCGAAATACGGATTGTCGACGACAGGCTGGAGCGGATGCGGCTCGACGATGCAGCGCGCGCCGAATCACTGGCGCAGTTTCTCGCGGCTGCGCCGATGCGCCGCCTCCATATCATCCTGCACGATCCGCAATATGCCGAAACCCGTTCCCCGCGCCTGCACGCGCTGATCCGCCGATTTCCGAATTCGATCGAGGTGCGCGAATCGTCGGCCGAATTCAAGCATGTCGCCGACTGTTTCCTGCTCGCCGACGGAATACATGGCGCGATCCGCTTTCATCGTAACCATGCGCGCGGAAAAATGCTGCGGAATGCCGCTGATGGGATTCATCCGTGGTGGCAGCGTTTCGAAGAACTCTGGCGTAGCGCGACACCCTGTCTTGCGCCAACGCAAATTGGTTTGTAATTTTTTGCCAGAACTTGCAACCTGACGTTACATTCATAACGTTTAATTTCAGTCTGGAAAGGGCGATCGTGCTGCGCAGAAGCGCATTCTTCAAAACCGTCGGTCCATATGTGGCGGCGCTGGCTGTGATGATCCTTGCGGCGCTGCTGGTCGCAACAATTTACTTCACTCGATTCGACCTGCTCTGGACCGCGTTTCTGACAGGCGTTTTGGTGGCAGCAATACTCAGCATGGTCAGCCGGTCATCCAAGGCGGAATGGATTATCGTCCGCCGCGAAGCGAAGATTAGCTTGTTGCAGGAAAAGCTGGCCCGCGAAATACGCTTGTGGCATGAGCTGGAGCTAAAACTTGCTGCCAGCATCGAACTACAAAAGGCCAATACGGGTACGCCAGTGAAATACGGGTACGCCAGTGACTGTGACGGAAATTACCGTTGCTTCGGCAGTTGATACCAGTGCGCATGACATATCAGCAACCGATACCAGCGCACAGGACATGTATGTCCAATCCCTGTCCGAGGGGGTGGCAGGGCCGGATGATGCCGTTAATCATATTCTGTCCGCCATCCAGAACGATGAATTCCGCCTCTATTGCCAGCCCATTACGCCGCTCTCGACACTTGCCGCACAAGGTGGCCATTATGAAGTGCTGATCTGCCTGCACGAGGAAGAAGAAGACATGATGCCGCCCGGCGCCTTCTTCCCCCTGGTCGAGAAATACGGCCTGATGCCGCACCTCGACCGCTGGGTTGTACAGCATGTCATCAAATGGCTGTCCTTGCGCCCTCCTCCTGCGCCGTTGCGAAATGGAAGTGGCTCGGCTTTTTTATCAATCTTGCCACCGCATCGCTCGGCGATCGGAAGTTCCCGGAGTTTGTTCGCGACCTGCTGCATCAACACAAGGTTCCTGCCTGGAAGCTGTGCTTTGAAATCACCGAAATCGATCTGTTCCTGTTACACGATGAAGTCATTCTGTTCGCGAAAGAAATGCGTGATAGCGGCTGCAAGGTCGCCGTCAGCGATTTTGGCGGGAGAGGTGTGTCGTTCGAACCGCTCTACAATATCCGCGCGGATTTTCTCAAGGTCGACGGCAGCATCATTCTGGATATCCTGCGCGATCCTGCCGATCAGGCGCAAGTCACCGCCATTTCCAGAGTGGCAAAAACCATCGGCATCAAAACCATTGCCGAAATGGTCGAAAGCGATGCCTGCGTGGCGAAACTGTCCGAGATCAGTATCGACTATGCCCAGGGGTTCGGCATTTCTATGCCGGCGGCGCTGGATGGCCTTGACTGAGGCCGCCGTCAAATCATGCCGAACGCATGCGGTAGCCACAATGACAGTGGCGGCCAGTAAGTCACCAGAACAAGAAACACCAGCATCGTCAACAGCCACGGCCAGACCGCAACCGTCAGTTC comes from the Georgfuchsia toluolica genome and includes:
- a CDS encoding EAL domain-containing protein; the encoded protein is MAVLAPSSCAVAKWKWLGFFINLATASLGDRKFPEFVRDLLHQHKVPAWKLCFEITEIDLFLLHDEVILFAKEMRDSGCKVAVSDFGGRGVSFEPLYNIRADFLKVDGSIILDILRDPADQAQVTAISRVAKTIGIKTIAEMVESDACVAKLSEISIDYAQGFGISMPAALDGLD